The following are encoded in a window of Pseudomonas sp. JQ170C genomic DNA:
- a CDS encoding methyl-accepting chemotaxis protein, which yields MTEMVATAVHQMGLTVQDIAQNAGNAAQASQTARSEALHAREVVQRSIAHIEGMSGEIGLAAGAVSQLAEEVASIDEVLAVIRSISEQTNLLALNAAIEAARAGEMGRGFAVVADEVRTLAQRTQVSTDEIQHMIQRLKQGAGNAVASMHAGQAATGTGVESSQRTGASLTTITGQVEHISDMNLQVATATEEQSAVTDEINRNVQGISDLARQTAAEVQGCREDCQALRGLADDLARQMGGFRL from the coding sequence ATGACCGAGATGGTGGCAACGGCGGTGCACCAGATGGGGCTCACCGTGCAGGACATTGCCCAGAACGCGGGCAATGCCGCCCAGGCGTCGCAAACCGCCCGCAGCGAGGCCCTGCACGCCCGTGAAGTGGTGCAGCGTTCGATTGCCCACATCGAGGGAATGTCGGGCGAGATTGGCCTGGCGGCGGGGGCGGTGAGTCAGCTGGCGGAGGAGGTGGCGTCCATCGACGAAGTGCTGGCGGTGATCCGCAGCATTTCCGAGCAGACCAATCTGCTGGCGCTCAATGCCGCGATCGAGGCGGCGCGGGCGGGTGAAATGGGCCGTGGTTTTGCCGTGGTTGCCGATGAGGTACGTACGCTTGCGCAGCGTACCCAGGTATCCACCGATGAGATCCAGCACATGATCCAGCGGCTCAAGCAGGGGGCCGGCAACGCTGTGGCCTCCATGCATGCCGGGCAGGCCGCCACGGGTACCGGGGTCGAGTCGAGCCAGCGCACCGGGGCATCATTGACCACCATTACCGGGCAGGTGGAACACATCAGCGACATGAACCTGCAAGTGGCGACGGCGACGGAGGAACAGTCGGCGGTAACCGACGAGATCAACCGTAACGTGCAGGGGATTTCCGATCTGGCGCGCCAGACGGCGGCTGAAGTGCAGGGGTGTCGGGAGGATTGCCAGGCGCTGCGCGGGTTGGCCGAT
- a CDS encoding cell division protein ZapA, protein MRTSAQPINVVSILGSDYSIKAPEGQEQALAQAVQMLNASLAETKRKYPTLIGDKLLVLAALNLCSQQIDLQQQHQQALDRYQEQVSATVDVIARTIGNS, encoded by the coding sequence ATGAGAACTTCAGCACAGCCGATCAATGTCGTGTCGATTCTCGGCAGTGACTATTCGATCAAGGCCCCCGAAGGCCAGGAACAGGCCCTGGCCCAGGCCGTGCAGATGCTCAATGCGTCGCTGGCCGAGACCAAGCGCAAATACCCCACCCTGATCGGTGACAAGCTGCTGGTTCTGGCAGCCCTCAACCTGTGCTCGCAGCAGATCGATCTGCAACAGCAGCACCAGCAGGCCCTCGACCGTTACCAAGAGCAAGTCAGCGCCACGGTCGATGTGATTGCCCGGACCATCGGCAACAGCTGA
- a CDS encoding methyl-accepting chemotaxis protein, with product MSLRNMNIAPRALLGFALICALMLGLGLFALNQMGKIRQAGEIIEQSTVPSITNLDQLTQLTLRLRTLSYRLLINREADTVQNTLQLIDQRHQQIDDARRIYEPLIYGAEERGAYNQYVQLLGQYRQLENRMRLASQSNDLDALRTLINRDMLDSSEQINKVMDQLVSINTEQTREINQTAADQYANAVALVIGLLLTATVLTLICALLLTRSIVKPIDEALQAAERIAEGDLTRRIEADGQDEAARLLRAMAKMQNKLRDTLQLIAGSATQLASAAEELNSVTDESARGLQQQNNEIEQAATAVTEMTSAVEEVARNAVSTSEASQAATRSAGDGRDLVLETVTAIERMSVDVQGTAELIGNLAEESRDIGKVLDVIRGLADQTNLLALNAAIEAARAGEAGRGFAVVADEVRALAHRTQQSTSEIERMIGSIQGGTEQAVNSMRNSTERAESTLNIARGAGLALDTITGAVAQINERNLVIASAAEEQAQVAREVDRNLVNINDLSVQSATGAHQTSAASAELSRLAVDLNGLVARFSV from the coding sequence ATGTCCCTACGTAACATGAACATTGCCCCGCGTGCGCTGCTGGGGTTTGCCTTGATCTGTGCCTTGATGCTGGGCCTGGGGCTGTTCGCCCTGAACCAGATGGGCAAGATTCGCCAGGCCGGCGAAATCATCGAGCAGTCCACCGTACCCAGCATCACCAACCTCGATCAATTGACCCAGCTGACCCTGCGCCTGCGCACCCTGTCGTACCGCCTGCTGATCAACCGCGAAGCCGACACGGTGCAGAACACCCTGCAACTGATCGACCAGCGCCACCAACAGATCGACGATGCCCGGCGGATTTACGAGCCGCTGATCTACGGCGCCGAGGAGCGCGGGGCCTATAACCAGTACGTGCAGTTGCTCGGCCAGTACCGGCAGCTGGAAAACCGCATGCGCCTGGCCTCGCAAAGCAATGACCTGGACGCCCTGCGCACCCTGATCAACCGCGACATGCTCGATAGCTCCGAGCAGATCAACAAGGTCATGGACCAGCTGGTGAGCATCAACACCGAACAGACCCGCGAGATCAACCAGACGGCCGCCGACCAGTACGCCAATGCCGTCGCCCTGGTGATCGGCCTGTTGCTGACCGCGACCGTGTTGACCCTGATCTGCGCCCTGCTGCTGACCCGCAGCATCGTCAAGCCTATCGACGAAGCCCTGCAGGCCGCCGAGCGCATTGCCGAAGGCGACCTTACCCGCCGCATCGAGGCCGACGGCCAGGACGAAGCCGCTCGCCTGCTGCGGGCCATGGCCAAGATGCAGAACAAACTGCGCGACACCCTGCAATTGATCGCAGGCTCCGCCACGCAACTGGCCTCGGCCGCCGAAGAGCTCAACAGCGTCACCGACGAAAGCGCCCGTGGCCTGCAGCAGCAGAACAACGAGATCGAACAGGCCGCCACTGCCGTCACCGAAATGACCAGCGCCGTGGAAGAAGTGGCCCGCAACGCCGTCAGCACGTCTGAAGCCTCACAGGCGGCGACCCGTTCGGCCGGTGACGGTCGCGACCTGGTACTGGAAACCGTCACGGCCATCGAACGCATGAGTGTCGATGTGCAAGGCACCGCCGAGCTGATCGGCAACCTGGCAGAAGAGTCGCGGGACATTGGCAAGGTACTGGATGTGATTCGCGGCCTGGCCGACCAGACCAACCTGCTGGCCCTCAACGCCGCCATCGAGGCCGCCCGTGCCGGTGAAGCCGGTCGCGGTTTTGCCGTAGTGGCCGATGAAGTGCGCGCCCTGGCCCACCGTACCCAGCAGTCGACCAGCGAAATCGAGCGGATGATCGGCAGCATTCAGGGTGGCACCGAGCAGGCCGTCAACTCCATGCGCAACAGCACCGAACGCGCCGAGTCGACCCTGAACATCGCCCGTGGCGCGGGCCTGGCGCTGGACACCATCACCGGTGCCGTGGCCCAGATCAACGAACGCAACCTGGTGATTGCCAGCGCGGCCGAAGAACAGGCTCAGGTGGCCCGTGAAGTCGACCGCAACCTGGTCAACATCAACGACCTGTCCGTGCAGTCGGCCACCGGTGCCCACCAGACCAGCGCGGCCAGCGCCGAGCTGTCGCGCCTGGCCGTAGACCTGAACGGCCTGGTGGCCCGCTTCAGCGTCTGA
- the gbcB gene encoding glycine-betaine demethylase subunit GbcB, which translates to MSNFLNPVSTQTWANGRHIVRCVKVIQETWDVRTFCFMADQPIMFFFKPGQFVTLELEIDGVPIMRSYTISSSPSVPYSFSVTIKRVPGGKVSNWLHDTLHEGQELAVHGPVGLFNAMDFPSPKVLYLSGGVGITPVMSMARWFYDTNGNVDMVFVHSARSPKDIIYHRELEHMASRIDNFSLHIICEKHGLGEPWAGYRGYLNQKLMELIAPDYMEREIFCCGPTPYMHAVKRLLEGSGYDMSRYHEESFGATPAEVKADAVELAEQAADAPEVDNADLHQVEFTAAGKSIRVAPGETVHAAAAKLGLMIPKACGMGICGTCKVLKLGGEVEMEHNGGITDDDVAEGYILSCCSVPKGDVRIEY; encoded by the coding sequence ATGTCCAACTTCCTCAATCCGGTCAGCACCCAGACCTGGGCCAACGGCCGCCACATCGTCCGTTGCGTCAAGGTGATCCAGGAAACCTGGGATGTGCGCACCTTCTGTTTCATGGCCGACCAGCCGATCATGTTCTTCTTCAAGCCCGGGCAGTTCGTGACCCTGGAGCTTGAGATCGACGGGGTGCCGATCATGCGCTCCTACACCATCTCAAGCTCGCCGTCGGTGCCCTACAGCTTCTCGGTGACCATCAAGCGGGTACCTGGCGGCAAGGTCTCCAATTGGCTGCACGACACCCTGCACGAAGGCCAGGAGCTGGCGGTGCATGGGCCGGTGGGCCTGTTCAACGCCATGGACTTCCCCAGCCCCAAGGTGCTGTACCTGAGCGGCGGTGTCGGCATCACCCCGGTGATGTCCATGGCCCGTTGGTTCTACGACACCAACGGCAATGTCGACATGGTCTTCGTGCATAGCGCCCGTTCGCCCAAAGACATCATTTACCACCGCGAGCTGGAGCACATGGCGTCGCGGATCGACAACTTCAGCCTGCACATCATTTGCGAGAAGCACGGCCTGGGCGAGCCGTGGGCGGGTTATCGGGGTTACCTGAACCAGAAGCTGATGGAGCTGATTGCACCGGACTACATGGAGCGCGAGATCTTCTGCTGTGGCCCTACGCCCTACATGCATGCGGTCAAGCGCCTGCTCGAAGGCAGCGGCTACGACATGAGCCGCTACCACGAGGAATCGTTCGGGGCGACCCCGGCCGAGGTCAAGGCCGACGCTGTCGAGCTGGCCGAGCAGGCTGCCGATGCGCCGGAAGTGGACAATGCCGACCTGCACCAGGTGGAGTTCACCGCGGCCGGCAAAAGCATTCGCGTGGCGCCGGGCGAGACCGTGCATGCGGCGGCGGCCAAGCTCGGCCTGATGATTCCCAAGGCTTGCGGCATGGGTATCTGCGGTACCTGCAAGGTGCTCAAGCTGGGCGGCGAGGTGGAGATGGAGCACAACGGCGGCATCACCGATGATGATGTCGCCGAGGGTTATATCCTGTCGTGCTGCAGCGTGCCCAAAGGGGATGTGCGGATCGAATATTGA
- the gbcA gene encoding glycine-betaine demethylase subunit GbcA, with translation MDVTATLSLGDPLEPARKATAEMLQNRERTFSLPQPFYCDERLFQIDMEEIFQKEWLIAGMTCEIPTKGNFLTLQIGKNPILVVRGAEGQVHAFHNVCRHRGSRLCTSEKGKVAKLVCHYHQWTYELDGRLLFAGTEMGADFDMKQYGLKPVNVKTAGGYIFISLAENPPAIDDFLATLAHYMEPYDMENTKVAVQTTLMEKANWKLVLENNRECYHCSGSHPELLKTLLEWDDVTDPRADQAFKDHVAASAAAWDAEKIPYAHASFGLRNRIVRMPLLKGTVSMTLDGKQGCQKLMGRIKNPDLGSMRILHLPHSWNHCMGDHIIVFTVWPISAQETMVTTKWLVHKDAVEGVDYDPARMRQVWDATNDQDRRLAEENQRGINSTAYQPGPYSKTYEFGVVNFVDWYSERVLNNLGAAPAPYLKGVAAQ, from the coding sequence ATGGACGTCACCGCAACTTTGAGTCTGGGCGATCCACTGGAACCTGCGCGCAAGGCCACCGCCGAGATGCTGCAGAACCGCGAGCGCACGTTCTCGCTGCCGCAGCCGTTCTATTGCGACGAACGCCTGTTCCAGATCGACATGGAAGAAATTTTCCAGAAGGAATGGCTGATCGCGGGGATGACCTGCGAAATCCCGACCAAGGGCAACTTCCTCACCCTGCAGATCGGCAAGAACCCGATCCTGGTGGTGCGCGGTGCCGAAGGCCAGGTGCATGCCTTCCATAACGTCTGCCGTCATCGTGGCTCGCGGCTGTGCACCAGTGAAAAGGGCAAGGTGGCCAAACTGGTTTGCCATTACCACCAATGGACCTACGAACTCGACGGCCGCCTGCTGTTCGCCGGCACCGAGATGGGCGCCGACTTCGACATGAAGCAGTACGGCCTCAAGCCTGTGAACGTGAAAACCGCCGGTGGCTACATCTTCATCAGCCTGGCCGAGAACCCGCCGGCGATCGACGACTTCCTGGCCACCCTGGCTCACTACATGGAGCCCTACGACATGGAGAACACCAAGGTGGCGGTGCAGACCACCTTGATGGAAAAGGCCAACTGGAAACTCGTGCTGGAAAACAACCGCGAGTGCTACCACTGCAGCGGTTCGCACCCGGAACTGCTCAAGACCCTGCTGGAATGGGACGACGTCACCGACCCGCGGGCCGACCAGGCGTTCAAGGACCACGTCGCCGCCTCGGCTGCCGCCTGGGATGCCGAGAAGATCCCCTACGCCCACGCAAGCTTCGGCCTGCGCAACCGCATCGTGCGCATGCCGCTGCTCAAGGGCACCGTGTCCATGACCCTGGACGGCAAGCAGGGCTGCCAGAAGCTCATGGGCCGGATCAAGAACCCGGACCTTGGCTCGATGCGCATCCTGCACCTGCCACATTCGTGGAACCACTGCATGGGCGATCACATCATTGTCTTTACCGTGTGGCCGATCAGTGCCCAGGAAACCATGGTCACCACCAAGTGGCTGGTCCACAAGGATGCGGTCGAAGGTGTGGACTACGACCCGGCGCGCATGCGCCAGGTGTGGGATGCGACCAACGACCAGGACCGTCGCCTGGCCGAGGAGAACCAGCGCGGGATCAACTCCACGGCCTATCAGCCGGGGCCTTACTCCAAGACCTACGAGTTTGGGGTGGTGAACTTTGTGGACTGGTACAGCGAGCGGGTGCTGAACAACCTGGGGGCGGCGCCGGCACCTTATCTGAAAGGCGTGGCGGCGCAGTAA
- the etfB gene encoding electron transfer flavoprotein subunit beta, with the protein MSTKVVSLVSIGAHPSSGRTRRAEQDARAVELGLQLAGDNLQVLHAGDPQEPALRAYLGMGLAQLDVLEQPAGADALGVLGDYLREAGAQLVLTGSQAETGEGSGMLPFLLAERLGWPLVVGLAEVESIHNGVAQVLQALPRGQRRRLKVRLPLLATVDNAAPKPRQSAFGPARRGVLAARQVAIVEDELLTGAELQPAKPRPKRLKVIKAKRGADRMKAATAKASGGGGQVLKDLTPEAGADAILKLLVEEGVLR; encoded by the coding sequence ATGAGTACCAAGGTCGTCAGTCTGGTTTCCATCGGTGCCCACCCAAGCTCGGGCCGCACCCGGCGTGCCGAACAGGACGCCCGGGCGGTGGAGCTGGGCTTGCAGCTGGCTGGGGATAACTTGCAGGTGCTGCACGCTGGCGACCCGCAGGAACCGGCCTTGCGCGCCTACCTGGGCATGGGCCTGGCGCAGCTCGATGTGCTTGAGCAGCCGGCGGGTGCCGACGCCCTGGGTGTGTTGGGGGATTATTTGCGTGAGGCGGGTGCCCAACTGGTGCTGACCGGCAGCCAGGCCGAGACCGGCGAAGGCTCGGGCATGCTCCCGTTCCTGCTGGCCGAGCGCCTGGGCTGGCCGTTGGTGGTGGGGTTGGCGGAAGTCGAATCTATCCACAACGGCGTGGCCCAGGTGCTGCAAGCTCTGCCACGGGGCCAGCGGCGCCGGCTCAAGGTGCGCCTGCCGCTGCTGGCCACTGTGGATAACGCCGCGCCCAAGCCCCGCCAGAGCGCCTTTGGCCCGGCGCGGCGCGGGGTATTGGCCGCACGGCAGGTGGCGATCGTCGAAGACGAGTTACTCACAGGCGCCGAATTGCAACCGGCCAAGCCACGGCCCAAGCGCCTGAAAGTGATCAAGGCCAAGAGAGGTGCCGACCGTATGAAAGCCGCGACGGCGAAGGCCAGTGGCGGGGGTGGCCAGGTACTCAAGGATCTGACGCCCGAGGCGGGTGCCGATGCCATTCTCAAATTGCTGGTGGAGGAAGGCGTGCTGCGCTGA
- the etfA gene encoding electron transfer flavoprotein subunit alpha, with amino-acid sequence MSDIIRRDPRAEWIARNRLHPLHAAMQQTQQHSWMGPNGIVRKNPHGIGFIGPNGIKRIDRSGAQQGTSTKRTAAAAVELPLHQVPAPAFYIAVVPDMVGGRLGSHDRDLLGLAHSLAGSEGAVLAVVFGEHKESNFSTAGVDRLLVIEGEEFDGYAPEQLVQGLRAVDNQFSPRHWLLPDSRTGGGELGRRFAAALGERPATRVWQVKDGQCSGRAGAGQQDLIRGLPRLILAAAECAEPVSETRHEALPEQLSTSVARSLPRIEDLGPVAVDPAAIAMAEAEFIVSGGNGVKDWDLFHRATVALGATEGASRVAVDDGFMPRNRQVGATGTWVTARVYMAVGISGAIQHLQGIGACDKVVAINMDPGCDMIKRADLSVIGDSAAILQALIQAVENYRNDAKRDAA; translated from the coding sequence ATGAGCGACATTATTCGCCGTGATCCGCGCGCCGAATGGATTGCCCGTAACCGCCTGCACCCGTTGCATGCGGCCATGCAGCAGACCCAGCAGCACAGCTGGATGGGGCCGAACGGCATTGTCCGCAAGAACCCTCACGGCATCGGTTTTATCGGCCCCAATGGCATCAAGCGCATTGACCGCAGCGGAGCCCAGCAGGGCACCAGCACCAAGCGTACGGCGGCAGCGGCGGTGGAGTTGCCGTTGCACCAGGTGCCTGCGCCAGCGTTCTACATCGCCGTGGTACCCGACATGGTCGGTGGTCGCCTGGGCAGTCACGACCGTGATCTGCTCGGCCTTGCCCACAGCCTGGCCGGCAGTGAGGGTGCGGTGCTGGCGGTGGTGTTCGGCGAACACAAGGAAAGCAACTTTTCCACAGCCGGTGTCGACCGCTTGCTGGTCATCGAAGGCGAAGAATTCGACGGCTATGCCCCCGAGCAACTGGTGCAGGGCCTGCGGGCTGTGGATAACCAGTTCAGCCCGCGTCACTGGCTGCTGCCCGACAGCCGCACCGGTGGCGGCGAACTGGGCCGTCGTTTTGCCGCAGCCCTGGGCGAGCGCCCGGCGACGCGGGTCTGGCAGGTCAAGGATGGGCAGTGCAGTGGCCGTGCCGGGGCAGGCCAGCAGGATCTGATCCGCGGCCTGCCACGTTTGATTCTGGCCGCTGCCGAATGCGCCGAGCCGGTCAGCGAAACCCGTCACGAAGCCTTGCCCGAACAGTTATCCACAAGCGTGGCGCGCAGCTTGCCGCGCATTGAAGACCTTGGCCCGGTGGCCGTGGACCCGGCCGCCATTGCCATGGCCGAAGCCGAGTTCATCGTCTCGGGCGGCAACGGGGTCAAGGACTGGGACTTGTTCCACCGCGCAACCGTAGCCCTGGGCGCCACCGAGGGCGCCTCGCGGGTGGCGGTGGACGACGGCTTCATGCCGCGCAATCGCCAGGTGGGGGCTACCGGCACCTGGGTCACGGCGCGGGTCTATATGGCTGTGGGGATCTCCGGAGCGATCCAGCACCTGCAGGGCATCGGTGCCTGCGACAAGGTGGTGGCGATCAACATGGACCCGGGCTGCGACATGATCAAACGCGCCGACCTTTCGGTGATCGGCGACAGCGCGGCGATCTTGCAGGCGCTGATCCAGGCTGTGGAAAACTACCGCAACGACGCCAAGCGCGACGCGGCATAA